A window of the Vigna angularis cultivar LongXiaoDou No.4 chromosome 3, ASM1680809v1, whole genome shotgun sequence genome harbors these coding sequences:
- the LOC108326425 gene encoding zinc finger protein GAI-ASSOCIATED FACTOR 1 isoform X1 produces MSNITSCDSGSFSTENTREDAAVKQQPEMLAQFPSPHSLTSTTTTNNSNASNTNSQPPAPVKKKRSLPGNPDPSAEVIALSPNTLMATNRFICEICNKGFQRDQNLQLHRRGHNLPWKLKQRTSTEVRKRVYVCPEPSCVHHNPARALGDLTGIKKHFCRKHGEKKWKCDKCSKKYAVQSDWKAHSKICGTREYKCDCGTIFSRRDSFITHRAFCDALAEENNKANEGQLPKIGPNLQCQQIPNLVSSLPINTNVVPNPQQIGGTSEFNHAEHKHPLSLPHELMPMPAPKPFNSNTTMAGTVFSRSLSSTSSPSLQLSSNIFEENGLHLAAGSQHMSATALLQKAAQMGATVTDKNFTTNMAPPSFGVLQQHPNGQSFMNQYMHSGQQDPNVSISAQYNGFGANGMSGGSVGMNGVDMFNAILDQSKALSKIIEQSNRSSNGGATNGGSSAAINVGGSKGSEDVMTLDFLGIGGGGGGGGGGGAHGNFYGGAQQAENGAPDEVWRNWSSKNAGFESFSATSSI; encoded by the exons ATGTCAAACATCACAAGCTGTGATAGTGGGAGCTTCTCTACAGAAAATACCAGAGAAGATGCAGCAGTTAAGCAGCAACCCGAGATGCTCGCTCAGTTCCCTAGTCCACATTCTCTTActtcaaccacaacaacaaataacagCAATGCTTCCAACACAAATTCACAACCACCTGCACCTGTTAAGAAGAAAAGGAGCCTACCAGGAAATCCAG ATCCAAGTGCTGAAGTAATAGCTTTATCACCAAACACACTAATGGCAACAAACCGGTTCATATGTGAAATCTGCAACAAAGGGTTTCAAAGAGATCAAAACCTTCAGTTGCACCGGCGAGGCCACAACTTGCCATGGAAGCTTAAGCAGAGAACAAGCACGGAGGTTCGAAAGAGGGTTTATGTTTGTCCAGAACCTTCGTGTGTCCACCACAATCCTGCAAGAGCACTGGGTGACCTCACCGGCATTAAAAAGCACTTCTGCAGAAAGCACGGCGAGAAGAAGTGGAAATGTGATAAGTGCTCAAAGAAATACGCTGTTCAGTCTGACTGGAAAGCCCACTCAAAAATCTGTGGTACAAGGGAATACAAATGTGACTGTGGTACCATTTTTTCAAG AAGAGACAGTTTCATTACACACAGAGCTTTCTGTGACGCACTAGCTGAAGAGAACAACAAAGCCAACGAAGGACAATTACCAAAGATAGGTCCAAACTTGCAATGTCAACAGATTCCAAACCTTGTTTCCTCGTTACCAATCAACACCAACGTTGTTCCCAACCCACAACAAATCGGTGGCACCTCGGAGTTCAACCATGCTGAACACAAGCACCCACTGTCACTCCCACACGAGCTAATGCCAATGCCTGCACCAAAACCCTTCAACTCCAACACTACCATGGCAGGAACAGTGTTCTCCAGAAGCCTCTCATCAACCTCTTCACCGTCTCTCCAACTAAGTTCAAACATATTCGAGGAAAACGGGCTCCACCTGGCTGCAGGGTCGCAACACATGTCAGCCACCGCACTGCTGCAAAAAGCTGCGCAAATGGGAGCAACAGTGACGGATAAAAATTTTACCACAAACATGGCACCGCCGTCGTTTGGGGTGCTGCAACAGCATCCGAATGGACAATCCTTCATGAACCAGTACATGCACAGTGGCCAACAGGATCCCAACGTTAGCATCTCCGCTCAGTATAACGGTTTCGGCGCAAATGGGATGAGTGGAGGGAGCGTTGGAATGAACGGTGTGGACATGTTCAACGCTATCTTGGACCAAAGCAAGGCTTTATCAAAGATCATAGAGCAAAGCAACAGAAGCAGTAATGGAGGTGCAACAAATGGAGGTTCAAGTGCTGCTATTAACGTCGGTGGAAGTAAAGGAAGTGAGGATGTGATGACTTTGGACTTTTTGGGAATAGGAGGTGGCGGTGGCGGCGGCGGTGGTGGCGGTGCGCATGGAAACTTTTATGGTGGTGCTCAGCAAGCAGAAAACGGTGCGCCGGATGAGGTTTGGAGAAACTGGTCAAGTAAGAACGCAGGGTTTGAATCATTTTCAGCAACAAGTAGCATTTGA
- the LOC108326425 gene encoding zinc finger protein GAI-ASSOCIATED FACTOR 1 isoform X2 yields MSCSCYITKNSDPSAEVIALSPNTLMATNRFICEICNKGFQRDQNLQLHRRGHNLPWKLKQRTSTEVRKRVYVCPEPSCVHHNPARALGDLTGIKKHFCRKHGEKKWKCDKCSKKYAVQSDWKAHSKICGTREYKCDCGTIFSRRDSFITHRAFCDALAEENNKANEGQLPKIGPNLQCQQIPNLVSSLPINTNVVPNPQQIGGTSEFNHAEHKHPLSLPHELMPMPAPKPFNSNTTMAGTVFSRSLSSTSSPSLQLSSNIFEENGLHLAAGSQHMSATALLQKAAQMGATVTDKNFTTNMAPPSFGVLQQHPNGQSFMNQYMHSGQQDPNVSISAQYNGFGANGMSGGSVGMNGVDMFNAILDQSKALSKIIEQSNRSSNGGATNGGSSAAINVGGSKGSEDVMTLDFLGIGGGGGGGGGGGAHGNFYGGAQQAENGAPDEVWRNWSSKNAGFESFSATSSI; encoded by the exons ATGTCCTGCTCATGCTATATAACAAAGAATTCtg ATCCAAGTGCTGAAGTAATAGCTTTATCACCAAACACACTAATGGCAACAAACCGGTTCATATGTGAAATCTGCAACAAAGGGTTTCAAAGAGATCAAAACCTTCAGTTGCACCGGCGAGGCCACAACTTGCCATGGAAGCTTAAGCAGAGAACAAGCACGGAGGTTCGAAAGAGGGTTTATGTTTGTCCAGAACCTTCGTGTGTCCACCACAATCCTGCAAGAGCACTGGGTGACCTCACCGGCATTAAAAAGCACTTCTGCAGAAAGCACGGCGAGAAGAAGTGGAAATGTGATAAGTGCTCAAAGAAATACGCTGTTCAGTCTGACTGGAAAGCCCACTCAAAAATCTGTGGTACAAGGGAATACAAATGTGACTGTGGTACCATTTTTTCAAG AAGAGACAGTTTCATTACACACAGAGCTTTCTGTGACGCACTAGCTGAAGAGAACAACAAAGCCAACGAAGGACAATTACCAAAGATAGGTCCAAACTTGCAATGTCAACAGATTCCAAACCTTGTTTCCTCGTTACCAATCAACACCAACGTTGTTCCCAACCCACAACAAATCGGTGGCACCTCGGAGTTCAACCATGCTGAACACAAGCACCCACTGTCACTCCCACACGAGCTAATGCCAATGCCTGCACCAAAACCCTTCAACTCCAACACTACCATGGCAGGAACAGTGTTCTCCAGAAGCCTCTCATCAACCTCTTCACCGTCTCTCCAACTAAGTTCAAACATATTCGAGGAAAACGGGCTCCACCTGGCTGCAGGGTCGCAACACATGTCAGCCACCGCACTGCTGCAAAAAGCTGCGCAAATGGGAGCAACAGTGACGGATAAAAATTTTACCACAAACATGGCACCGCCGTCGTTTGGGGTGCTGCAACAGCATCCGAATGGACAATCCTTCATGAACCAGTACATGCACAGTGGCCAACAGGATCCCAACGTTAGCATCTCCGCTCAGTATAACGGTTTCGGCGCAAATGGGATGAGTGGAGGGAGCGTTGGAATGAACGGTGTGGACATGTTCAACGCTATCTTGGACCAAAGCAAGGCTTTATCAAAGATCATAGAGCAAAGCAACAGAAGCAGTAATGGAGGTGCAACAAATGGAGGTTCAAGTGCTGCTATTAACGTCGGTGGAAGTAAAGGAAGTGAGGATGTGATGACTTTGGACTTTTTGGGAATAGGAGGTGGCGGTGGCGGCGGCGGTGGTGGCGGTGCGCATGGAAACTTTTATGGTGGTGCTCAGCAAGCAGAAAACGGTGCGCCGGATGAGGTTTGGAGAAACTGGTCAAGTAAGAACGCAGGGTTTGAATCATTTTCAGCAACAAGTAGCATTTGA
- the LOC108326031 gene encoding psbP domain-containing protein 7, chloroplastic: MGLAVQARFRAWNSIPMPRCSGNRNEGVNGGPSPAEEFAPLATKFQRRLLVGTGSASLVAFGANFGGITSFLLGLSPQSGRNLKLDVLYPIGGYSRCIDTKEGFEFIYPANWVGDQTVLYRAAKKREMERSLDPPPLNVRRRSNINEPVVAFGPPGSTGELNVSVIVSPVAPDFSIEVFGGPDEVGEAVVRSITGSGQHPEVKGTLIKSSLREDSIRNAKYYELEFRVESPSFRRHNVSVCCARGGRLFTLNAQAPESEWPGLKLDFYRIANSFSLTI, translated from the exons ATGGGTTTGGCAGTGCAAGCCAGGTTTCGGGCATGGAACTCAATTCCAATGCCACGTTGTTCCGGCAATCGTAACGAGGGAGTGAATGGAGGGCCATCTCCAGCAGAGGAATTTGCACCACTGGCCACCAAATTTCAGAGGCGTCTTCTTGTGGGCACAGGGTCAGCTTCACTAGTGGCTTTTGGGGCAAACTTTGGAGGCATCACCAGTTTTCTTCTTGGTTTGTCACCACAAAGTGGTCGCAATCTGAAGCTGGACGTGCTTTATCCAATTGGTGGCTACAGCCGTTGCATTGACACAAAGGAAGGATTTG AATTCATATACCCAGCAAATTGGGTGGGAGATCAGACAGTTCTGTATCGAGCTGCTAAGAAAAGAGAGATGGAACGATCACTGGATCCTCCTCCCCTGAATGTACGGCGGCGTTCTAACATCAATGAACCGGTTGTTGCATTTGGTCCCCCGGGTTCCACTGGAGAACTCAATGTTAGTGTAATTGTTTCACCTGTCGCACCAGATTTCTC GATTGAAGTATTTGGAGGGCCCGATGAGGTAGGTGAAGCAGTGGTTCGAAGCATAACAGGATCAGGGCAACACCCTGAGGTGAAAGGCACATTGATAAAATCAAGTTTGAGGGAGGATTCCATCAGAAATGCCAAATACTACGAACTGGAGTTCAGAGTTGAGAGCCCCTCGTTTAGGCGACACAATGTCTCCGTCTGCTGCGCTCGTGGTGGTAGGCTTTTTACTTTAAATGCTCAAGCACCCGAATCAGAGTGGCCAGGATTGAAGTTAGATTTCTATAGGATTGCTAATTCATTTAGCCTCACAATTTAG